The proteins below are encoded in one region of Eulemur rufifrons isolate Redbay chromosome 2, OSU_ERuf_1, whole genome shotgun sequence:
- the LOC138398053 gene encoding small integral membrane protein 9-like, which translates to MELQKLLSLGFLLCSLTCLMLEMVASSPSPLSALRIKDKAGSKPRSRDNHRALPSNFKDYLWDFIKSSVPPAAIFAFLITTVLMGTLCCRTILIGEPVQ; encoded by the coding sequence ATGGAACTCCAGAAGCTGCTGAGCCTTGGATTTCTGCTGTGCTCTCTGACTTGCCTCATGTTGGAGATGGTAGCTTCCTCTCCTTCACCTTTATCTGCTTTgagaataaaagacaaagcaGGATCGAAGCCACGCTCAAGAGACAACCACAGGGCCTTGCCGAGCAACTTCAAGGATTACCTGTGGGATTTCATCAAGAGCTCTGTACCTCCAGCAgccatttttgcttttcttatcaCCACAGTACTAATGGGGACCCTCTGCTGCCGCACCATTCTTATAGGTGAGCCAGTCCAGTGA